ACTGTGCACGAGTGTCACCAGGCTGTgttcataaaaaaaaaacttgTACATGACTGTGGGTTTTATAATAGAAATGTGGATGACACTCAATATCCACACTCAATATCCACACTCAATTATATTTTCTGCCTACAAGAAACATAGAATTTCAAGCTGTGTGGCAGGTACAAGATAGGCCCATGTACAGGAAACACCTACACACAATATCATGTTTCTGCTGCAGACCATTAAATGTGTTTTTTACATTCTACCCGTTAGTTCACCTTTCATGTGCATAAAACATAGGTTACATGACTTCCAACCCGTACCCTCCTCTCCTTTCGCAAAATGTTTGCATAGAAAATCTATACATTAGAAAATTATACAAAACACAAGAGTTCAGTCCAAGTAGGCATACCATATGGAATTGGCATCTAGACATCTTGATCCCACTGCCATCTTGATCCATCTTGATCCCACTGCACGGTCCTGTGAGTTCGAGGTGTGCTTGTAGGTGACCAGATGACCAGATCAAATTGAGAGTGTGTTACACATTTTTCTTGTTTAGAGCATTAATTAGAAAATCAAAACTGTGAAATTACCTAAGTTCTATGCGAATAATTAGACTAAGAATTACCAATTTGTGTGAATCCTTAACACTGAAGCTACATACCATTTTGTTCTTTGTTCTTAATACGTGgcataaaataaaaaaaacttGCCACTTCGAGCGAGGGTGTTACTTCAGGACAGGAGCTATAGCCAGAGAGGCACAAGCGTTTCGTTAGCATGAAATCGCACCACTTAGTTTTAACAGGAAGTGGTTACAGATATTTTTAACATTTTTCAATAATTAGAGTCACAAGCTTTGCTCAAGAAAGACACAATCTGGAAATATTGTTGTGTGTGAAGGCGATATACCTGTCGGGTAACAAGGTGGAGAAAAaacaaatgcatgcatgctgcatgccgTGCATCTATCATGTATTCTTCCAAACAAAAACAGTGATGGTAGCAGCGGTGATAGTGGCGTAGTGGCGGGATTAGTGATGGCGATGGCAGTGATGGACGGAGTGACAATAGCGCGGGATTAGTGAATAGTGATGCCATGCCGATGGCAGTGAGGCACTAAGCGGTGATGGCGATGGTAGTGATGGACTAAGCACTAAATTCAAACACTGAAAAGAAATGCCTAGGTTGCTAAATCCAAGCCTGGCCATTTAAAGAAGATGCTGTTGTGGTAACCAGAAAAGTACACGCTGAGAAACAAGCACACGCTGAGAACAACAGCATCTATCAATTTGGCTGCACCAATTGATTATATGCACTCGTTTAAgccataccataattattagtaagtGACTGTTCAGTGTCCCCCTCATCGATCATCGATTGATTTTGGTAGGGTAGCATTCAAAAACATGCAGTGGTTAGGGGACTTGTGTTGGTGAGGTTTTAAAATGTTCTGCATGGGAATAACTGAGCTGAGAGAAGAATTTTGGCAGGGGTCCACATCCTGGGTCTTCGGATCAGTGGCGCAGATCCTGGGGTCTATTGGGAGCTGTGGGTCTGTCACAGTTAAAATTGTTCCTGGTTTGTTGCTTTGGGCGTTTTCTTTGTCTCCGTCCTGTTTTCTCTTTCTCTAACTCAATCTTTTCAATTCAAACATAGTAAACTTGTACCATGAAGATTGTTCTACACAGCATACATGCCAGTGTGcattgtacacatacatggATTCCAACTTCCATATTTTACCAAGTAGTCTTTCCCCAAGTAGTCTTTCCCCTTGGTAATGGGAGCACGGAAGCACGGATGTCTTTTTCGGTGACAGTTTTGTCGCAGTGCCAGGAAAACTTCTCTGTGTGGGAGATAAGATAAAGTAATGCAAGTAAAGTAGCTACAAGTAttaaacatgcatgtacgtgtacatccAACACATTACAGGACAGTATATGCTCACTGTTTCGTAGCTGAAGTTCCTGCCATAATCTTGTTAAATATCTTCAAAATGGTTGATAAATGAATGACTTGGTCACTCACTATCTTTATACTGCTGACACTCCAATCACAACCTGTTCAAATCAATCACCTTTGCCACTGCACTAATAGAATGCACTAATAGAAGATCTAACCTTGAGTTGTTATTTCTTTGACTCTGCTGCTGTAACATGGTTGCTCTGCAAAGGTACAGAGACAGATCCATCCACGTCCACAGAGACTAGCTATCTTTAATAGAGAGTAAGAGTAAGAGACGGCATCAAATTTTACCCGTTTTTTTCAAAAATATTATAGTCTATTGTAGACCTACAAGGTAAGCTATACTACTGTGCATACTGTCTGAGAACATACCTTGCCCTTGGTGTCCTTTACAGTAACAACGGACGGTGAATAATACGCTTCCGTTCGATTCACGTTTTTCTGGTGCCGTAAaaacggaacgggaacttttatatgagggctactgtacATGCTTTCGATATGAGCTGAAATTTCTGTACAGCTCACTCGATTCCACAAACAAAATTCAAACCAGGATCAGATCTATGATGACTCATAATGACGAAACACAGCCTTGAAAGATCTTCTGGTGAAATGGTGGCAAACAGTGCACACATAGTACATTCTTCCACCATTCTTACACCAACAAAATAATATGCTTTGTATTATGCTGAAactgcactatcacccatgcagcaatctcattggtcaactaACTATAGCCCCAGGCAAAAAATGAATGGTGATGTAATAGAAATGCTATGCTAATGGCAACTGCAGCTTGAGAATGACTTCTATACACAAGATAGCTACTGTACCATTGGCATTCCAGCGTCTGAAGTATCATTCTGGGAGTGAAGAGGTCATTACACTTTTCCAAGGTACTATCTATATGTACGTATGGCAACTATTTTCTCATGCCACAAAAATAACAATTTTCATAGGAATTCTAAAGTCCAGAACCATGCAGGTTCtagttatagctatataaaaaATATTGCAGTCTGCTAATGTATGCGACTGCTGCTCTACCAGAGATAAGTTTTTCCATTTTTCTTTAGAgaacccacaaacacacacaccacacacacacacacacacgcacatgtacacagagggggcacacaaacacacaagcacacacagggggcacacacacactcacatgcacacaccagggggcacacacacacgcacacacagagggggcacacacgacacacaaacacacacacacacccgacACGCAGGgcgccacacacacacacacacacacacatacacacacacacaagcacacacacaccacacacacaaacacgcacacacacacactcacacattcACTCACATGCGCACACCACACCCctaggggcacacacacacacactcacactcacacacaccctcacacacactcacatgcacacaccagggggcacacacaaacgcacacacacacaccacacacgcacacacacacacacacacacacacacacactcacactcacacacaccctcacacacactcacatgcacacaccagggggcacacacaaacgcacacatacacacacacacaccacacacacaaacacgcacacacacacactcacacattcACTCACATGCGCACACCACACCCctaggggcacacacacacacacaccagagggggcacacacacacactcacactcacacacaccctcacacacactcacatgcacacaccagggggcacacacaaacgcacacacacacaccacacacgcacacacacacacacacacacacaccagagggggcacacacacacacactcacactcacacacaccctcacacaccctcacatgcacacaccagggggcacacacaaacgcacacacacacacacacacacacgcacaccagagggggcacacacaacacacaaacacacccgACACGCagggcaccacacacacgcacacacacacacacacacaacacgcacgcagggcacacacacacacacacacacacgcacacacaggaacaaacaccacacacacacacacacacgtgcaatacacacacacacacactccacacacacacacacacacacacactccacacacacactcacatgcacacaccacacacagagggggcacacacacacacgcacacaggggcacacataggtacacacacacacacacacgcacacaccacacacacgcacacacacacaccacacacacaaacacgcacacacaggaggcacacgcacacgcacacactcacacgcacacactcacactcacacattcactcacatgcacacaccacacccctaggggcacacacacgcatgaaagtcacacacactcacacacacacacacacacacacacacacacacacacacgcacaccagagggggcacacacacaagcacacacaggggcacacacacacacactcacactcacacacaccctcacacacacactcacatgcacacaccagggggcacacacacacgcacacacaggggcacacacacacacactcacactcacacacaccctcacacacacactcacatgcacacaccagggggcacacacacacgcacacacagagggggcacacacgacacccaaacacacacacacacacacacccgacACGCAGGgcgccacacacacacacacacacacacacacacacacacacacacacatacacacacacacaagcacacacacaccacacacacaaacacgcacacacaggggcacacacacacacactcacactcacacacaccctcacacacacactcacatgcacacaccagggggcacacacacacgcacacacagagggggcacacacgacacccaaacacacacacacacacacacccgacACGCAGGgcgccacacacacacacacacacacacacacacacacacacacacacacacatacacacacacacaagcacacacacacacacacacaaacacgcacacacaggaggcacacacacacactcacacattcACTCACATGCGCACACCACACCCCTAGCACACCACACCCctaggggcacacacacgcatgaaacacacacacacacacaccagagggggcacacacacacacactcacacacaccctcacacacactcacatgcacacaccagggggcacacacaaacgcacacacacacaccacgcacgcacacgcacacacacacacgcacaccagagggggcacacacaacacacaaacacacacccgaCACGCagggcaccacacacacacacgcacgcacacacacacacacacacaacacgcacgcagggcacacacacacacagggggtacacacacaccacacacacacacacacacgcacacacaggaacaaacaccacacacacacacacacacgtgcaatacacacacacacacacacacacacacacacactccacacacacactcacatgcacacaccacacacagagggggcacacacacacacgcacacatatacacacagggggcacacataggtacacacacacacacacatacacacacacgcagggcacacacacacgcacacacacacaccacacacaaacacgcacacacaggaggcacacgcacacgcacacactcacacattcactcacatgcacacaccacacccctaggggcacacacacgcatgaaagtcacacacactcacacacacacacacacacacacacacgcacaccagagggggcacacacacaagcacacacaggggcacacacacacacactcacactcacacacaccctcacacacactcacatgcaaacaccagggggcacacacacaaacgcacacacacacaccacgcgcacacacacaacacacaaacacacacccgaCACGCagggcaccacacacacacacgcacacacacacacacacacacacacacgcagggcacacacatgcacacacaaacacacacaccacacacacacacacacacgcacacacaggaacaaacaccacacacacacacacacacacacacgtacaatacacacgcacacactcacatgcacacaccagggggcacacacacacatgcacaggcacacaccacacacagagggggcacacacacaggcggcacacacacacacgcacacatatacacacagggggcacacagaggcacacacgcacacacacgcacacacacacacacacgcatacacgcacacacagacggGACACAGACGGGGCAcatacaacacatacacacacacacagtgacacacacacacacacacacacacacacacacacaggggcacacacacacacgcatacatggggcacacacacacgcacacacacacacacacacacacacgcacacgcacaccacacacacacgtagggcacacacacacacgcacacacagggggcacacacacaccacacacacaccacacacacacacacgcacacacagggacaaacaccacacacacacacacgtgcaatacacacgcacacacaggggcacacacacaccacacacactcacatgcacacaccagggggcacacacacacacatgcacatgcacacaccacaccagagggggcacacacacaggcggcacacacacacactcgcacatatacacacagggggcacacagaggtacacacaaacgcacacacaaacgcacacacacacacacgcacacgcacacacacacacacgcatacacgcacacacacacgcatacaacacatacacacgcacacagggacacacacacacgcttaccagagtgggcacacacacacaagcacacacagggggcacacacacacaccacacacacacacacgtgcaatacacacgcatacacacgcacacacaggggcacacacacaccacgcacactcacatgcacacaccagggggcacacacacacacatgcacatgcacacaccacaccagagggggcacacacacaggcggcacacacacacactcgcacatatacacacagggggcacacagaggtacacacaaacgcacacacacacacacgcacacgcacacacacacacacacacacacgcatacacgcacacacacacgcatacaacacatacacacgcacacagggacacacacacacgctcaccagagtgggcacacacacacaagcacacacagggggcacacacacacacacacacacgcgcaaggcacacacacacacacgcacacacaggggcacacacagcaAAATCAGGTATAGTTTTCAAAACTAAACAATATTGCAATACCCCAAGTAATCTAGTCATGACATCAACCAGTTCTGTGCACGTAGAGTAGCCAAACATTGCGTATTTTCCGGGAATTAGTGGTGTTCCAGTAGTTGCCAAGCCCCAAGCTATCCCAAGGCATTCCCAAGGCGTTATTAGCGGCCATGTATCGAGGATGCCAGTCTAGCAAGTATTTTAATCATTTTGTATGATCCTTGTAGAGAACTAGAGAAGGGCCCTTACTCCCACCCCCACCGTCAGCTCTTGTGTTCTTGCCAATCCCATCTAGGAATGAAGTGAGACATCCAATCTATTATGAGAGCTTACTAGCTACAAAATTACTATAGTGTTATAAGGCGTGCATTTTTTTGCCTATGGCAGAGGGCCATACTGTTTGGACCTTGTAGGCAGAGCTTTCTTTTATTTATGTGCGTGTGCCCTGACCAGCCACCTGTTGGGTCTTGTAGGCAGGATAcgatgtatgtgtgtgcgtgtgtacatTAGGATTTGCTAATGTTGGTGAAACTGAAAATAATAATGGCATgcgataattatagatactatATAGTTAATGTGTGCTTAGGCAGTTTTTGGGAGTTGTATTTATAAGGGGAACTTCCTCAATTCAGCTTTCCCCCTTTTTAGATTTATCTGTTTATGCTatgtttatgcaggtgaataCCCGGAGATTGGCACTGTATATTCATGCCAAAAGAAAAGATATAGAGCATAGACCACTATTTTGTGcagcatgcatgactgtatgataattatttctatATACCCTACTATAAAAATGTAATGTGTGCGttcaacaattaattataataattggtcatgaatatatatgcatatgcatgctCTTGACAGAGACACTCCTGTGTTGACAATAATGATAATTTATAtgaactatatataattataatgtgaaTTTGAAACAATATTCTGAGTGTATAACATAATAACTAATTATCTatacaacaaattaattaatgtgtcTCAACTGGTGTGGCAATAATTACTGGCATGCTTCCAGATATTGTCCCAAAGTTAACAGTAGCCTTGGTGTATACAGCTCGAGATATAAAACTTGTAATTGGTATCAAATCAATTTCAGAACGCTGCACGCATGACCACACCTTCACACCCACACCTTCATTGTTTTGTTTATTGTCTCAGGTAAAGACACTTCGCATTTACATTCTGAAAAATAGTGCATTTGTGCCAAAGTAGAGCCGGTGTTTTCTCTAAATGCAAATATGATATTCTTTCTTGGATCACATAACAAATGACAAATAACAATTATTCAACAATAATCTTTTAGTTTGTTTCGTAACCATCAATACTCGGCAGTCTCGTGAGTTCAGCTCAACCTGGCATATTTTCTCCAGCTGTTGTATTTCATTTGATTGCCAACAGCATTCGTGAACGGGAGTGAGAGGATTACACACAAAATTTCTATCGCTGGCAGCGGTTTCAACTGTATTTTGAAGGAGTGATCCCTGCTGATACTTAAACTGTGCTGATACTTAAACTGTTCCAAAACTGGAAGAAATTCATTGACATACTCGGAAGGCCATTTGCTTGGAATGTAAGCGCTCATATCTAGAAATCTTTCCATAAGCTGAATGGATATGCTTTTCCCATTCGTATGAAAAGAACCCATTATTCCATTGAAACGTTCGTAAGCGAACAACCAGAATGCATACACCGGTCCGACACCGGTCCGAAATCTTTAACACAGTCTGCTAGGTGGCAATGGAGATGTAAGTTGATCGTACACTTTTCTTTACCGTAAAGAGAAGAATATAAAGTACAAAACTCCAACAAAAGTGTATTTGCTTCATTCACTTCACTAATAGACACTTTTCGGCGACACAAAAAATAACAAGCTTTGCAGAAGAGTTGCCAGCACTGTAGATGCCTTCTAGGTATGGATCCGTGCAGTGCATAGAGAGAGAAAAACAGGCACCAGTTTTTATATTGTTCAGCGGTGAATCCAGCGAATCCCGTTTCGATTTTGCGAGGTAAACGCCCCATACCGTTAGGAGTAACAAAGCTATCAACTTTTGTTTGAATATCATGAAAACTCTCTTTTTGAAGCAACTCTTCTTTCCATAGGTGAATCATTTTTTTGGCCGTACCCAGGAACAAGTTATGCATAGGATCGATTATGCACATCCTTGGGGCATCAAAGTAAGGCAATTTCAACAACACAGAATAACGTACCCGATTTTCGCTCTATACTTTGGGATTCTGTCTTTGTTCTAGCCAGCCTATGCTTCTTATTCTTAGCATCTTCACGATGCTGTAAATTAGTTCTAGCAGTCCACTGGGTAGTATCAAAATTTGAAAAATCTGGGGGCTTTCCAAATACTTCCATAGGAAATTCCAACAGGCACTTGGAACAGGCTAGGCGAGCATTATGGCCAACAAATCCACACGTTTTTCTCGCTGCAGGGATATCACAACCGGCACAGAGGAGTGCTGCTCTAATAAGAACGAGACCATTTTGCCCACCATCCAACATGACACCATTCCATAACTGCAACAAATCATCGACCAACAGTGACAAAAAAGAGTTAATTGTTAAGCTAGGCTcatgaggtcctggtataactCCTATGAGTATTGTATTTTCCTATAAAAACCGTTCACAGCGAGGAAGATTCATCACAGATAAATATATGACTCCTTCAGAATGAGTTGTATGGGTAAATGGTTGGAACCAgtcaacattaatttgtaaAGCAAAGTTGAAAGGTACTGAAAGAAATGGTATACCATCAACGTTCATGAAGTCTTGCCATATTTTACCATCATTATACGTCACAATACATTCCCTGTGGAACGTCTCTGTTTCGCCAAGCCTCACACCGACTGACGAAATGTGGACGCAACAAAAGTTCTTGAAGAGATTGTATTATACTCTTGTAGCAATACACAGAGAAAGGTCTGTTTATTTCTTTTCCGGTCAATGTTTTTACTTTTCTGCACAATTTCTCACCACACGGCTGACGAAAGTGAGCTTGAGTATGATTAGGATATTTCACATAAGTGCAGGTAAGTATCTGGGGTTCTACAGTGGGGTTCCAAGGATAAATTGAAAAGCATTTTCGACAACAAGAAAATTTCTGAAAATTTCCGCGTACGCTGCCAGCAGATAACCGGGCATTCTTGACTGATGTCGGGAGTTTTTCCGCAAACTTCACAAGCTGCTCACAGTTGAACAATGCTCCCAAAATTCGTATAAACTTGAACATTAGCAATAGTAGAATAGACAAAGCAGTATCCGAAATTCGAAATAAAGTTTGAAATAGCAAGAGAAAAAACACATATAGCTTCATTGCCTTTTTTTCGGGATTATTCAAGTCTCCACCTAAAGGCGTTTCCACTTCATCTTCAGTGACAATCTCCATCTCATTATCATCAAAAGACTGCATGTAGTTAAAACAAAGTATGTAAATCGTATAAAGCACTAGCTCATGCTACCGTTATTTTGTAATTTGTA
This region of Halichondria panicea chromosome 12, odHalPani1.1, whole genome shotgun sequence genomic DNA includes:
- the LOC135345068 gene encoding uncharacterized protein LOC135345068, with the translated sequence MADPPSHLRPPRNSKRYLCNHCDKELGKTLYYKHRQKFYDQKAKRWCKEPVDVQDQHEVSISTFQFDPLTQLQFDGIQSTDDQNTEWEDFDLTVSTDAESQDFDDFVVETNGPESGSDEETFSSFDDNEMEIVTEDEVETPLGGDLNNPEKKAMKLYVFFLLLFQTLFRISDTALSILLLLMFKFIRILGALFNCEQLVKFAEKLPTSVKNARLSAGSVRGNFQKFSCCRKCFSIYPWNPTVEPQILTCTYVKYPNHTQAHFRQPCGEKLCRKVKTLTGKEINRPFSVYCYKSIIQSLQELLLRPHFVSRCEAWRNRDVPQGMYCDV